Proteins from a genomic interval of Paenibacillus sp. FSL H8-0048:
- a CDS encoding UDP-glucuronosyltransferase: MNNTVTILCSGFGLGFYVPGLLLERKLTALGLQAEIEVFETLMPERKKEQTDNSRRAYQQSFAVALTSQKIPSDIRSSLDPAAVEQLLEQWKREERQHFIVLSGHWVHVMDQYRRLAGVSVYADLLYIDAGLSPSWKNLRKLNTGYVEGYHEVSLYDPGKQEILCSIDAGAGEALPAAARNGRLVVHGGGWGIGTFREKFGALESAGYELDIAAYSIQEIGEAIHGRRYYMNDPQWRTWTKDSSGQYTFPPFAEVTGNRTEHFPPCQSYGEGMFGVIRQAYAVISKPGGGALIDSLASGTPLVLLDPFGPHEKINSDLWVKLGYGITYGEWAASGYDDDELLKLADNLRDAGGQYPDYAASYAGQLSAAGGRS; this comes from the coding sequence ATGAATAACACCGTGACGATTCTATGCTCGGGCTTTGGCCTGGGCTTCTATGTTCCTGGCCTGCTGCTGGAACGCAAGTTAACCGCGCTGGGCCTACAGGCGGAGATTGAGGTGTTCGAGACCTTAATGCCTGAGCGCAAAAAGGAGCAGACAGACAACAGCCGCAGGGCGTACCAGCAGAGCTTCGCCGTAGCCCTGACCTCACAGAAAATACCTTCCGATATAAGAAGCAGTCTTGACCCTGCAGCCGTTGAACAACTGCTGGAGCAATGGAAGCGGGAGGAACGGCAGCACTTCATCGTCTTGTCCGGGCATTGGGTGCATGTCATGGACCAGTACCGTAGACTGGCGGGGGTGAGCGTATATGCTGACCTGCTGTATATTGACGCCGGCCTGTCGCCATCGTGGAAAAATCTGCGCAAACTGAATACGGGTTATGTGGAAGGCTATCATGAAGTAAGCCTGTATGATCCCGGGAAGCAGGAGATTCTGTGCAGCATCGATGCCGGAGCTGGGGAAGCACTGCCTGCCGCGGCGAGGAACGGGCGGCTGGTCGTTCATGGGGGCGGCTGGGGGATTGGAACCTTCCGTGAGAAGTTTGGTGCGCTGGAGTCGGCGGGGTACGAGCTGGATATCGCCGCTTACAGTATTCAGGAGATTGGCGAGGCTATCCATGGAAGACGTTATTATATGAATGATCCGCAGTGGCGCACCTGGACGAAGGACAGCAGCGGGCAGTATACCTTCCCGCCGTTTGCAGAGGTAACCGGTAACCGGACGGAGCATTTCCCGCCCTGTCAGAGCTATGGGGAGGGGATGTTCGGAGTCATCCGGCAGGCATACGCAGTCATCAGCAAGCCGGGCGGCGGCGCTTTGATCGATTCGCTGGCTTCGGGCACACCGCTGGTGCTGCTTGATCCCTTCGGCCCGCATGAGAAGATCAACAGCGATCTGTGGGTCAAGCTTGGTTACGGCATTACTTACGGAGAATGGGCTGCGTCAGGTTATGATGATGATGAGCTGCTTAAGCTGGCGGATAACCTCAGGGACGCCGGCGGCCAATACCCGGATTATGCGGCAAGCTATGCCGGACAACTATCCGCAGCAGGAGGGAGAAGCTAA
- a CDS encoding AraC family transcriptional regulator: MEAFPVFTGDYVFDSCSPVQMLLIQKTVTSVRHQHDFVVLAYVVQGTGIHLAGEDKMQVTQGDVIVIPPGISHVFHPQDLSGTEPLLILNCMLRPGLDKVLRELPGPLSEEVLMPLLKLLEVRQWFGYREKNKEILFLLGRLHGMLNSGLPVVEQRLYPPLLELAKLIMPAADLPFTERPGTQYDPLHDVLLYMISNYSERITLNEMSRQLAMSSRQFQRLLKNKTGRSYIQIFQEIRMKYSCLLLLFTKLGVQSVALEVGIYDMKYFYRLFREFSGMTPASYRDRLHSHFSSAKEMMSSVEHCSC; this comes from the coding sequence ATGGAAGCTTTTCCGGTATTCACGGGGGATTATGTATTCGACTCCTGTTCACCCGTACAAATGCTCCTGATTCAAAAAACGGTCACTTCTGTACGTCATCAGCATGATTTCGTAGTGCTGGCCTACGTGGTTCAAGGAACGGGCATACATCTGGCGGGCGAGGATAAAATGCAGGTAACGCAGGGGGATGTGATAGTGATTCCGCCGGGGATATCCCATGTCTTTCATCCGCAGGATCTGAGCGGTACCGAGCCGCTGCTGATCCTGAATTGTATGCTCAGGCCCGGACTTGACAAGGTGCTTAGAGAGCTGCCCGGGCCCTTGTCCGAAGAGGTTCTCATGCCGCTGCTGAAGCTTCTGGAGGTGCGGCAATGGTTCGGATACAGGGAGAAGAACAAGGAAATCCTCTTTCTGCTTGGGCGGCTGCACGGGATGCTGAACTCCGGCCTGCCTGTAGTCGAGCAGCGGCTATACCCTCCGCTGCTGGAGCTGGCGAAGCTGATTATGCCCGCTGCAGATCTTCCCTTCACCGAACGTCCGGGGACTCAGTATGACCCGCTGCATGATGTCCTCTTATATATGATCAGTAACTATAGTGAGCGGATCACGCTGAATGAGATGAGCCGCCAGCTTGCGATGAGCTCCCGCCAGTTCCAGCGGCTGCTCAAGAATAAGACCGGCAGGTCCTACATCCAGATCTTCCAGGAAATCCGGATGAAATACAGCTGTCTCCTGCTCCTGTTCACGAAGCTTGGCGTGCAGTCCGTGGCCCTAGAGGTCGGCATTTACGACATGAAATATTTCTACCGGCTCTTCCGCGAATTCAGCGGCATGACTCCCGCTTCTTACCGCGACCGGCTGCACAGCCACTTCAGCTCGGCGAAGGAGATGATGAGCAGTGTTGAACATTGCTCCTGTTAA
- a CDS encoding radical SAM/SPASM domain-containing protein, protein MQPTSKVSLDAKSFEALKRTIKNVVVPHRERKHDPGFKTVMPEIMSLKLTNRCNLRCKHCYQWNEDGYHHDMDTAEQNLDMDLGMIQRLLEETDEAQSRLYLWGGEPLFHRQAKEILDLLKEHPRDTTICTNAYMIPKFEEELCAVSDNLELLIPIEGFQEEHDFLRGKKSFQKVIDAVDRLLELREQGRFRGRISVHNVINDNMIGRLYELVEFFERKGVDLVLLCFPWYISEDTSLEMDRFYDEHFQWLAELPPDHRSSWHAFKYHIKPDNITRLTDDLRRINSNTWNNTRIRYQPGLDFDEIEDFVAGKPMLSRSTSKCLALSTRVDIAPNGMVSACKFFGELAIGNVKEQTLTDIWNSARYDRLRRILDEGLSPACSKCNVLYLNTYAALAQI, encoded by the coding sequence ATGCAGCCTACCAGTAAAGTGAGTCTGGACGCCAAGTCCTTTGAGGCATTGAAGCGTACAATCAAGAATGTGGTGGTTCCGCACCGGGAACGTAAGCATGATCCCGGCTTCAAGACGGTGATGCCGGAGATTATGTCCCTCAAGCTGACCAACCGCTGCAATCTGCGCTGCAAGCATTGCTATCAATGGAATGAAGACGGCTACCATCATGATATGGATACCGCCGAGCAGAATCTGGATATGGATCTGGGCATGATCCAGAGGCTGCTGGAGGAGACGGACGAGGCGCAGTCCCGCCTGTATTTATGGGGAGGGGAGCCGCTGTTTCACCGGCAGGCCAAGGAGATTTTGGACCTTCTTAAGGAGCATCCCCGCGATACTACGATCTGTACCAATGCCTACATGATCCCTAAGTTCGAAGAGGAGCTGTGCGCGGTCTCCGACAATCTGGAGCTGCTGATCCCGATCGAGGGGTTCCAGGAGGAGCATGATTTCCTGCGCGGCAAGAAATCGTTCCAGAAGGTCATCGACGCCGTTGACCGTTTGCTGGAGCTGCGCGAGCAAGGCCGCTTCCGCGGCCGGATCTCCGTGCACAATGTCATAAATGATAATATGATCGGCCGATTGTATGAGCTGGTGGAGTTTTTTGAGCGCAAGGGTGTTGATCTGGTGCTGCTCTGCTTCCCCTGGTATATCTCGGAAGACACCAGTCTTGAGATGGACCGCTTCTACGATGAGCACTTCCAGTGGCTGGCTGAGCTTCCGCCGGATCACCGGAGCAGCTGGCACGCGTTCAAATACCATATCAAGCCGGACAATATCACCAGGCTGACCGATGACCTGCGGCGGATTAACAGCAACACCTGGAATAATACCCGAATCCGCTATCAGCCGGGGCTGGACTTTGATGAGATTGAGGATTTCGTGGCCGGGAAGCCGATGCTGTCCCGCAGTACCTCCAAATGTCTGGCACTCAGCACCCGGGTGGATATTGCCCCGAACGGGATGGTGAGTGCGTGTAAATTTTTTGGCGAGCTGGCTATTGGCAATGTGAAGGAGCAGACGCTGACAGACATATGGAATTCTGCGCGTTATGACCGGCTGCGGCGGATTCTGGATGAAGGCTTGTCGCCGGCCTGCTCCAAATGTAATGTGCTGTACTTGAACACCTATGCTGCGCTGGCCCAGATATGA
- a CDS encoding beta-galactosidase: MDHLLYGVAYYDEYMPYDRLTQDIQMMKDAGINTVRIAESTWSTHEPQNGVFDFSSVQRVLDAMHEAGIHVIVGTPTYAVPAWMVKEHPEVLAVTVKGEGKYGARQIMDITSPAYLFHSERIIRKLMAVVHKHPSVIGYQIDNETKHYETAGPNVQLRFVKYMRETYGTLEAINHQFGLDYWSNRIDSWEDFPSMVGTINGSLGAEFARFQRGLVNEFLAWQVGIVNEYKQPGQFTTHNFDFEWRGYSFGVQPSVDHFAASQPFDIAGTDIYHPSQDQLTGAEIAFGGDMTRSLKQDNYFVLETQAQAFPEWTPYPGQLRQLAFSHLGSGASMVAYWHWHSIHNSFETYWKGLLSHDFLPNPVYKEAQTIGADFKRLSDQLIGLKKSSKVAVMVSNEALSAIEWFKLPGGLIYNDVVRWMYDELYKMNIACDFIQPGSPRLSEYELVVVPALYAAGDEALQQLNDYVRSGGHVVYSFKSGFTDEQVKVRHTAQPGIIHEACGIAYSHFATPNAVTGLTGKLFPEGDEAGVHTVHTWMEMIVPGSAEVLASYDHPQWGEYAAVTRNTFGEGTATYIGCMTGPAALAEILRDTLQLAGLWGADQQLSFPLIVKSGVNRQGRTIRYYYNYSAQPLSFKYPHEAGQELLSGDTVGQDEELTLDAWGVMIIN; the protein is encoded by the coding sequence ATGGATCACTTGTTATACGGCGTTGCTTATTATGATGAATACATGCCTTATGACCGTCTTACGCAGGACATCCAAATGATGAAGGATGCGGGCATTAATACCGTCCGGATCGCCGAATCCACCTGGAGCACGCATGAGCCGCAGAACGGGGTATTCGACTTCTCTTCTGTACAGAGAGTGCTCGATGCGATGCATGAGGCCGGAATTCATGTCATTGTGGGAACACCTACCTATGCGGTGCCGGCCTGGATGGTCAAGGAGCACCCTGAGGTGCTGGCCGTGACTGTGAAAGGGGAAGGCAAATATGGCGCCAGACAGATTATGGATATCACTAGTCCGGCGTATCTGTTCCACTCGGAGCGGATCATCCGCAAGCTGATGGCTGTGGTACATAAGCATCCGTCAGTCATCGGCTACCAGATCGATAATGAGACCAAGCATTATGAGACAGCCGGACCGAACGTCCAGCTTAGATTCGTCAAATACATGAGGGAAACCTACGGAACACTTGAAGCCATCAACCACCAGTTCGGTCTGGATTACTGGAGTAACCGGATCGACAGCTGGGAGGACTTCCCGTCCATGGTGGGGACGATCAACGGCAGCTTGGGGGCGGAATTCGCCCGGTTCCAGCGGGGACTGGTGAATGAGTTCCTGGCATGGCAGGTCGGAATCGTGAATGAGTATAAGCAGCCGGGGCAGTTCACCACCCATAATTTCGATTTTGAGTGGCGGGGGTATTCGTTCGGCGTTCAGCCTTCGGTGGATCATTTTGCGGCTTCGCAGCCCTTTGACATTGCAGGCACAGATATCTATCACCCGTCTCAGGATCAGCTTACAGGTGCCGAGATTGCCTTCGGCGGAGATATGACCCGCTCGCTGAAGCAGGATAACTACTTCGTGCTGGAGACCCAGGCGCAAGCATTCCCCGAGTGGACGCCTTATCCGGGACAGCTGCGGCAGCTGGCGTTCAGCCATCTGGGCTCAGGCGCTTCAATGGTCGCCTACTGGCATTGGCATTCGATTCATAATTCCTTCGAGACCTACTGGAAGGGCTTGCTCAGCCATGATTTCCTGCCGAATCCGGTATATAAGGAAGCCCAGACTATCGGCGCGGACTTCAAGCGGTTAAGCGATCAGCTTATCGGACTGAAGAAGAGCAGCAAGGTGGCCGTTATGGTCAGCAATGAAGCATTGTCAGCGATCGAATGGTTCAAGCTGCCCGGCGGTTTGATCTATAACGATGTGGTCCGCTGGATGTACGATGAGCTCTATAAAATGAACATCGCCTGCGATTTCATCCAGCCGGGAAGCCCGCGCCTCAGCGAGTATGAGCTGGTTGTGGTTCCTGCACTGTATGCCGCCGGGGACGAAGCACTCCAGCAGTTGAATGACTACGTCCGCAGCGGCGGGCATGTGGTCTACTCCTTCAAGAGCGGATTCACTGATGAACAGGTGAAGGTACGTCACACGGCGCAGCCCGGGATCATTCATGAGGCCTGCGGCATTGCTTACAGTCATTTTGCCACGCCGAATGCGGTTACGGGACTTACCGGCAAGCTGTTCCCTGAGGGAGACGAAGCAGGCGTTCACACCGTCCACACCTGGATGGAAATGATCGTTCCCGGTTCAGCGGAGGTGCTGGCCAGCTACGATCATCCCCAGTGGGGCGAATATGCTGCCGTCACCCGTAATACCTTCGGCGAAGGAACAGCCACCTACATCGGTTGTATGACCGGACCTGCCGCACTTGCGGAGATCCTGCGCGACACGCTCCAGCTGGCCGGGTTATGGGGTGCGGACCAGCAGCTGTCGTTCCCGCTCATCGTGAAGTCCGGCGTGAACCGCCAGGGCCGCACTATCCGTTACTACTACAACTACTCCGCCCAGCCGCTCAGCTTCAAGTATCCGCATGAGGCTGGTCAGGAGCTGTTGTCCGGCGATACGGTCGGGCAGGATGAAGAACTTACACTTGATGCTTGGGGCGTTATGATTATTAATTAA
- a CDS encoding ABC transporter substrate-binding protein, with protein sequence MVMNAKSTRNILLVTALAAVSVLSACGGGNDKNNNAGSSTNGGTTGSADKEVTLRLFSNLPDRKSGQGLAEQMVIDNYIKANPNVKIDIETLAEEPFKNKLKAYMASNEALDVTMVHGGAELNTLVQAGYVKELDPKEYEGDTYKFLPGVYKSFTFNDKLYGLPRNSDYEVIYYNKKLFDDNGIKIPTTYAELLEAGKQFRAKGIEPMSMNGKDLWSFAAFFQDLVVRLTGDQNLMLDAVAKKKNFTGDENFTKAAELLAQARDTKLFQESFMTADYGASQNLFTQGRAAMWYMGSWEAGMATNDKLPEDFRNNVNVLKFPVVEGGKGKDTDLLAWNGGGYSLVSNSKHPEEAKKFFDYMMSADQWAKIVWDTGAAVPAQKYELTGKESELQKQLTEVLTGATSTAGSIALDSGTPKFKDDAQNAFGKFFAGGSTPEQLLADLQKAAETQ encoded by the coding sequence ATGGTTATGAATGCAAAATCCACACGTAATATACTGCTGGTTACGGCCCTTGCGGCGGTCTCGGTGCTTAGCGCATGCGGAGGCGGTAATGACAAGAACAATAATGCAGGCAGCAGCACGAACGGCGGTACAACTGGCTCTGCCGACAAGGAAGTGACGCTGCGTCTGTTCTCGAACCTTCCTGACCGTAAATCCGGCCAGGGGCTGGCAGAGCAAATGGTAATCGACAACTATATCAAAGCGAACCCCAATGTGAAGATCGATATCGAGACCCTCGCCGAGGAGCCGTTCAAAAACAAGCTGAAGGCGTACATGGCCTCAAACGAAGCATTGGATGTGACCATGGTTCACGGCGGAGCAGAGCTGAATACGCTGGTACAAGCCGGCTATGTGAAAGAGCTGGACCCTAAGGAATATGAAGGAGATACTTATAAATTCCTGCCGGGCGTGTACAAATCTTTTACCTTCAATGATAAGCTGTATGGCTTGCCCCGCAACAGTGACTATGAAGTGATCTATTATAACAAAAAGCTGTTCGATGACAACGGCATCAAGATTCCTACCACCTACGCCGAATTGCTGGAAGCAGGCAAGCAGTTCCGCGCCAAAGGCATTGAGCCGATGTCGATGAACGGTAAGGACCTGTGGAGCTTCGCGGCCTTCTTCCAGGACCTTGTGGTACGCCTTACCGGCGATCAGAACCTGATGCTGGATGCGGTAGCGAAGAAGAAGAATTTCACTGGCGACGAGAATTTCACCAAGGCTGCTGAGCTGCTGGCCCAGGCCAGAGACACCAAGCTGTTCCAGGAATCGTTCATGACAGCAGACTACGGCGCTTCCCAGAACCTGTTCACGCAAGGCCGAGCTGCTATGTGGTATATGGGCTCTTGGGAAGCAGGGATGGCAACGAATGACAAGCTGCCGGAAGACTTCCGCAACAATGTGAATGTCCTGAAATTCCCGGTTGTTGAAGGCGGCAAAGGCAAGGACACCGATCTTCTGGCCTGGAACGGCGGCGGATATTCACTGGTGAGCAACTCGAAGCATCCTGAAGAAGCCAAGAAGTTCTTCGACTATATGATGTCCGCCGATCAATGGGCCAAGATTGTATGGGATACCGGAGCGGCTGTACCGGCACAGAAATATGAGCTTACCGGCAAAGAGAGCGAGCTGCAGAAGCAGCTGACTGAAGTCCTGACAGGCGCTACCAGCACAGCGGGTTCTATCGCCCTCGACTCCGGTACACCTAAGTTCAAGGATGATGCACAGAATGCCTTCGGCAAGTTCTTCGCCGGCGGATCAACACCTGAGCAGCTGCTGGCCGATCTTCAAAAGGCTGCGGAAACACAATAA
- a CDS encoding FusB/FusC family EF-G-binding protein encodes MTPTFIRNHQYNYIKKQADFVLKTLRSVADRRVLETVRYSAELNVTGAFASLTAGQEQMLRAISTFEKAEDFQQYTSGLEPYLEPFPPITLKQIQKLFPKNKKMKLPDLQSFDFRYVTYLAWADIATNKLFIVYPHEGQFIGVEGRMLPVHKKGYCLFCNRQQELAFLTVKTKPELAAADNFASVGQYVCMDNQGCNQSITDISALERFVLSVRK; translated from the coding sequence GTGACACCAACATTTATTAGAAACCATCAATATAATTACATTAAGAAACAAGCGGATTTTGTGCTGAAAACATTGCGTTCGGTAGCGGACCGCCGTGTCCTGGAGACCGTAAGATACAGCGCCGAGCTCAACGTGACGGGGGCCTTTGCTTCACTGACCGCCGGGCAGGAGCAGATGCTGCGGGCCATCTCCACCTTCGAGAAGGCCGAGGACTTCCAGCAGTATACCAGCGGGCTGGAGCCTTATCTGGAGCCGTTTCCGCCGATTACGCTGAAGCAGATTCAGAAGCTGTTTCCCAAGAATAAAAAGATGAAGCTGCCTGATCTGCAGTCTTTTGATTTCCGCTATGTCACTTACTTGGCCTGGGCGGACATCGCAACGAACAAGCTGTTCATCGTCTATCCGCATGAAGGGCAGTTCATTGGCGTGGAAGGCCGGATGCTGCCTGTGCACAAGAAGGGCTACTGCCTGTTCTGCAACCGGCAGCAGGAGCTTGCCTTCCTGACCGTCAAGACCAAGCCGGAGCTGGCGGCGGCAGATAATTTTGCTTCCGTGGGCCAGTATGTATGTATGGATAATCAGGGCTGCAATCAGAGCATTACGGATATAAGCGCGCTGGAGCGGTTCGTCCTCTCGGTGCGCAAGTAG
- a CDS encoding carbohydrate ABC transporter permease: MTKSTKTILWVFFLIVALVQLFPLIWLIDFSFLSSNEFYSSSVLKWPSDPQWQNYINAWVDGKFLRYFINSAFVTSVTILLTVILSLTLGYAFTRMQWKLRPIFFTIILLGIMIPIHATLLPNFAIFKALGLTNSYLGLILPYTAVSVPLGTFILTGFMRSIPKAMEESAVVDGANIYRIVFQIIAPLTAPALVTVIVTTFLNCWNEFIMASTFLSKDALKTLPFSVMNFAGQYSSDYGSQFAVMVLTSIPAIVIYAIFNEQITKGVTAGAVKG; this comes from the coding sequence ATGACAAAAAGCACAAAAACCATACTATGGGTGTTCTTCCTGATCGTCGCCCTGGTCCAGCTGTTCCCGCTCATCTGGCTGATTGATTTCTCGTTCTTGAGCAGCAATGAGTTCTACTCCTCCAGCGTCCTGAAATGGCCGAGTGATCCCCAGTGGCAGAACTATATCAATGCCTGGGTGGACGGTAAATTCCTGCGCTACTTCATTAACAGTGCCTTCGTTACCTCGGTAACGATTCTGTTAACAGTGATTCTGTCCCTTACGCTGGGCTATGCCTTTACCCGTATGCAGTGGAAGCTGCGCCCCATCTTCTTCACCATTATCCTGCTGGGGATTATGATTCCGATTCATGCGACCCTGCTGCCTAACTTTGCCATCTTCAAGGCGCTGGGACTGACCAATTCCTATCTGGGGCTGATCCTGCCTTACACCGCAGTGTCTGTACCGCTGGGGACCTTCATCCTGACCGGCTTCATGCGGAGCATTCCGAAGGCGATGGAAGAGTCCGCTGTAGTAGACGGAGCGAACATTTACCGGATTGTCTTCCAGATCATTGCACCGCTTACTGCGCCTGCACTGGTTACGGTCATCGTTACAACGTTCCTGAACTGCTGGAATGAATTCATTATGGCATCGACCTTCCTCAGTAAAGATGCGCTGAAGACGCTGCCCTTCTCGGTCATGAACTTCGCCGGCCAGTATTCCTCAGACTACGGCTCACAATTTGCGGTCATGGTGCTGACATCGATACCGGCCATTGTCATCTACGCCATTTTCAATGAACAGATTACCAAGGGTGTGACAGCAGGTGCGGTAAAAGGCTAA
- a CDS encoding helix-turn-helix transcriptional regulator, with protein sequence MNIHTYEPLVPNIVLFVDRRSFAEWEIVSSPIDFHDLTFIVEGKAVYYINGERFPVEAGDILYVPSGSTREAHTFAEAPMHSYAFNFFWEGADNPVHLPFAAVTKGWMTKEILEDIREFSHIWMSSQPLYRMKARAIFQLIIYRLLNIAYHQEAPLLDPRIHKVMAYMMDHYAEEVTIRDLAEGIGLSPVYLGKLFKQNTGYTCKEFLNKVRVNNAEMILSAGGFNVSEVAEHCGYHDVAYFSNVFKSLKGYPPSSALKG encoded by the coding sequence ATGAACATTCATACATACGAACCGCTTGTGCCGAACATCGTGCTGTTCGTGGACCGCAGGTCTTTTGCAGAGTGGGAGATTGTCAGCAGCCCTATCGATTTCCATGATCTGACGTTCATTGTGGAAGGCAAAGCGGTCTATTATATTAACGGGGAGCGGTTCCCGGTGGAAGCCGGTGATATTCTCTATGTCCCTTCCGGCAGTACCCGGGAAGCCCATACGTTCGCAGAGGCACCTATGCATTCCTATGCGTTCAACTTCTTCTGGGAAGGAGCGGACAATCCGGTGCATCTGCCATTCGCGGCCGTAACCAAGGGCTGGATGACCAAAGAAATCCTGGAGGATATCAGGGAATTCTCGCATATCTGGATGAGCTCCCAGCCGCTTTACCGGATGAAGGCCCGGGCTATTTTTCAGCTGATTATCTATCGTCTGCTTAACATCGCTTATCATCAGGAGGCACCGCTGCTTGATCCGCGAATCCATAAGGTAATGGCTTATATGATGGATCATTATGCGGAGGAGGTTACGATCAGGGATCTGGCGGAAGGCATCGGACTGAGCCCGGTCTATCTGGGCAAGCTGTTCAAGCAGAATACCGGGTACACCTGTAAGGAGTTCCTGAACAAGGTCCGGGTGAACAACGCCGAAATGATTCTGTCTGCGGGGGGCTTCAATGTATCGGAGGTGGCTGAGCATTGCGGGTATCATGATGTGGCGTATTTCAGCAATGTGTTCAAGAGCCTGAAAGGATATCCGCCGTCATCGGCTCTGAAGGGATGA
- a CDS encoding acyl carrier protein translates to MQQKVIEIIAEIKEEPGLLQTLSGASDLTLDAALDSLQIINFILRVEDEFNIEVDFDTFDLEHLKSVDRFSAYVAGLAVQ, encoded by the coding sequence ATGCAGCAGAAAGTCATTGAGATTATCGCCGAAATCAAGGAGGAACCAGGCTTGCTTCAGACGCTCAGCGGAGCTTCTGACCTGACCCTGGACGCCGCACTTGACTCCCTGCAGATCATTAATTTTATTCTGAGAGTCGAAGACGAATTCAATATAGAGGTAGATTTCGACACCTTTGACCTGGAGCACCTGAAATCAGTGGACCGGTTCTCCGCTTATGTTGCCGGGCTTGCCGTACAATGA
- a CDS encoding carbohydrate ABC transporter permease codes for MQKVFNNKMAIFLFVFPGILLFSLTFLVPIVLSAYYSFRDTLSPGTPSAFIGFANYTQLLFHDSRFWLALRNAVLLGLGFILIQHPIAIFFAIMLDRLGGKAEKWFRTIFFIPCVISVVVISKMWLSLLDPTFGAFNKMLDSLGLGMLKHAWLGDSSTALISMLFILIWAGFGWGLLFYYAGLKGIPDDLYEAASLDGASGFRLHWRITVPLLSPVITVQITLAMITALKQMETVFLTTNGGPGDSTQFLAVYLYNKAFSASQYGYANAISILFIIVCLLATYISNKLTRSDATEF; via the coding sequence ATGCAAAAAGTATTTAACAACAAAATGGCAATCTTTCTGTTCGTCTTTCCGGGGATTCTCCTGTTCTCCCTGACCTTTCTCGTGCCGATTGTGCTTAGCGCGTATTACTCGTTCAGAGACACCCTGTCTCCGGGAACGCCCTCGGCATTCATCGGATTCGCCAACTATACGCAGCTGCTGTTCCACGATTCACGGTTCTGGCTGGCGCTTAGAAATGCTGTACTGCTCGGTTTGGGCTTCATCCTGATCCAACACCCGATTGCCATCTTTTTTGCCATTATGCTGGACCGCCTCGGCGGTAAGGCAGAGAAGTGGTTCAGAACGATTTTCTTCATCCCGTGTGTCATTTCTGTAGTCGTTATTTCAAAAATGTGGCTGTCCCTGCTGGACCCTACCTTCGGCGCCTTCAACAAAATGCTTGATTCCCTGGGGCTTGGAATGCTTAAGCATGCCTGGCTGGGGGATAGCAGCACCGCGCTGATCTCCATGCTGTTCATCCTGATCTGGGCCGGCTTCGGCTGGGGATTGCTGTTCTATTATGCAGGACTCAAAGGCATTCCCGATGATTTGTATGAAGCCGCTTCACTGGACGGAGCCTCCGGCTTCCGATTGCACTGGCGGATTACAGTTCCGCTGCTGTCACCGGTTATTACGGTGCAGATTACTTTGGCTATGATTACCGCCTTGAAACAGATGGAAACCGTGTTCCTGACCACTAACGGCGGTCCCGGTGATTCCACCCAATTCCTGGCTGTGTATCTCTATAACAAGGCGTTCTCGGCCAGCCAATATGGTTATGCCAACGCCATTTCAATTCTGTTCATTATTGTCTGCCTGCTTGCCACCTATATCAGCAACAAACTGACCCGCAGTGATGCGACGGAATTCTAA